The Triticum urartu cultivar G1812 chromosome 5, Tu2.1, whole genome shotgun sequence genome contains the following window.
CTGGAAATGAAGCTGTTGCAGTCATTATTTTGGATTCAATATTCCTGGGCCAGTTAATTATTCCTTCTTTGTCTTTTGTACACTCATAGGGCTAATATTGGTTCATCTTTGTTTTTCTCATTCTGTAGCTATCAACTTGATATCAATGTCGACAAATCAGCAGATGTCTTGGTCCATCAGAAGGTCTTGGCGGAAGCAAAGGATCCTCTGAGGCGCCCTGCTTTCCGTGTCCGTTTTTTGAGGGTAAAGCTCTTATGTTAGTTGGATTTTCGACAAGCAGCTAATTAGTGCTATGTGACAACTGTACCTTCCTTTATTGGCTAGTGGATGGTTGTTGGATTCTAGCTAGTAGTTACATATGATGCTTCTGCAGAAACACTCCCTCGGTGTTATTATTTGGCTAATTTTAGTTGGAAAGAAATGGTGACACTGGCCTTATGTCTCGGCCTGCCCCTGACAGTAGAAATTCTGTATCAAATGAATATTGGTACGAATATTGGTACACATAAGCGACTTAAGCTGTCATACCATAATAGAATGACAGTTGATTATCTTGTGGTGAAAATTGTCATAGGACAGGTGACTTGTGAAGCTTGATACATGCTATATTGTTTATGTGAAGCATGTTTGTTTGGCTAATACAATGGTTTGATATCTCATGATTTAGATGGAATGATCGTCAACAGAGAAGGTTCCTTAGCTTCTACTATATGTCTACtcattttctctctctctctctctctcttatacaTGTTTGTCCCGGGGCATTAATAATTGTTTACCTTTAGTATCATAAATATAAATTGAAGTTGTAGAATTTACTCTCAACTCTGGTTAAAGGTTGAAGACATGGATTCAGCGTATGGCTCTGATGCATCTGACGAAGGGGCTGATGATGGTGATGATCTCTCTGTAAGGTACTCATGCACTGTTATCTGATGCTTCTTGTTTTGAGGAGCCCCAAGCTGAATGTAACATGTGTTTCATTGCTATTTCTCATTTGCCATAACTGATAAAAAGATATCTTCTGTTGTCTTCACTAAGGCTGTGGTTCTTTACACTGTTTGTAGATCTTAGGATAGCTTTACATTCATGGACGATTGGTGAAATAGCCTACAGTTGAGTTAGGATGATATACATCAAGAACCAGAAAATCAGCTGGACATGAAGAAAAAATACGGGGAACATACAACACAtctatataataaaatgttaCTGTGGTTTCTGTAAGTGGGTGCAAATTGCACTCTTGCATCTGTTAGTTCCAATAAACACATCATTTTACTTTGCATGCAAAAGGAGCTTTATGAATATACATTCTTTACAAAAAAGGGTGTAGAAATAAATAAACTCTGATACGACATTAAATTCGTGTGCTCATGGTCTTCCTACCATGTAATTTGCATAGCCTTCCTTGTATGTTTGCATCCTAAGGCTTGTAATTTGCAACCCTTGATGTATTTCCTCTGTTTCTGACTAGGCACGTCTGATCTTTTTCTCTATAAATCCTTCACACCATACAGCCCTGAGATGAACTTCCTCAAACTACCCCTATTAAACATATGCCTTCCCCCAAGTTTACCAGCTTGTTTTACACGCTTCAGATATTACAGCTTCTACCAAAGAAAATGTTTGCCTACATATGTCTGTGTTGATCAAAACTGAAAAGTGCCAAGTATTTGGAAAAGGGAGGACAAAAGGAGTACTAATGCATCCACACTATAGCTGTCCCACTTTCTGTCGTACAGTTGAACCATACAGAGTAAATGCTTAGGTGTTTCTGTAGACAAGCAATAGCGGTGTCAGAACGGGAatcaggggggggggggcaaccTCTCTAAATAATTCCAAATTTGATGCACTTTGATGCAAATAACACAAAATGGCAATTTGCATCTGCATAAACACTACTTGATGCCCATGTACACAAATGTGCGCCTTCTTCCAGATAAATCTGTTTATATCTAGAATTTTACGAATATACTTCTCTTGGCTCTGTATTTCACAGGCAGGACACACCGTACACACACATTCATGAGATAGTTTTCTCCACAATTGACAAGCCAAAGCTCCTTAGTCAGGTCAGCAATCTTTGACGCCTTTCAACTTGAAGTCATAATACATTTTTAACTTCCCTGCCTGGCAGTATTTTTCATCAATGCTGTATAAAGCATCAATTTTTTCACGCTTGCTGTTTTAAAGTCTAATTTGACATGCCTGCTTACTTAGTATTTGTACTTATACTCTAGGAATCTTAGTAAAGGACAACATTTCTGCATTTAACCATGTATTTGACTATACATGCTAATAATTTCTTTGGGAAGACTTTATCCTTTTAACCCCAGTATCCATTCTAACTACACTGTTCTGCCAGCTGTCTGCCTTGCTATCAGACATTGGACTGAACATCAGGGAAGCACATGTTTTCTCTACGGTAGATGGCTATTCTCTTGATGTTTTTGTTGTTGATGGTTGGCCCATTGAGGTAATCTTAGGTTCTTATCATCATATCATGTCATTTATTGAATGCAAAGTTTTTTAACTGATGTATTAGAGCGTTTCCACTGGCCTATTTATTTTTACAAATAAATGATGATTATTACATTTTGATATTGCTGCAAGAATCAAATGGATGTGGTGATAGTCCACCTTGAGATGAAGTTAACACTGCTACATGTAAAAACGTAGAGTCTTGACTTGAGCGAGGGTATAGCCAATACAAGTGCACAGTTTAAACTGATATCATACAGCTTATATTTTGAAGAGTTAATTGTACCGACAAGTAATCTAGTATCAGAAGTTATGTAAGCTTTTTTTTTAAGCACTAACCAGAATGAAAGATACAACTTTTCAAGTCATATCCTGAAGAAGTAACCCTGAATATGCCACATCCCATTTGTATTTCCAACAACAATTTTATTGAGGCCTGCCTTGGCATTCTGATAGAAACAACATGACAATGATGCCACGCTGTTGCATTCCTCCCTTACTCATGTTGCAATGACCAATGATAATGCATGTCTATTAACACTACAGGGCCTATGCCAATAAATTAGCTAAGGTGTTATGATTCTATTTATATGTGGATTACATTTTTATTCTACTTAAATGATGGCAACTTGCAATGGTATGATCAGGACACTGATGGTTTACATAAGGCGCTTGAAGCATCTGTTTTAAGGAATGAGGTAGATTCTCAATCATTCAAAATAGATAGAAGTTTGCATGCAGATGTTTCTGATTATGTTTCTGCTAGTTATTGATGCATGAAGCAATATAATCAACCCGTTCCTTCTGCGTGACAGGGTTCATGGTCTGGTTCATCTCACTCCTCAGCTGCGGAAAGAACACTGCCATTCCAGGTAAAAGGTGGGGAATGGGAAATTGACAAGCGGCTTCTGAAGATGGGAGAGATGATTGCTTCTGGTTCTTGTGGAGATTTGTGAGTGAATTGTATACTATCGAGTTACTGAGGCTCTGTATTCAGTACTGCTTTCTTCTTAAGATGTCTTATGCTTATGTGAAGGTTTCATGGGACTTACTTTGGCGAGGATGTTGCTGTTAAAGTTCTAAAAGCCGAGCATTTGAATAATAATGTTTGGAACGAGTTTACACAAGAAGTATATATTCTAAGGTATTGACATTTTACATTTTAGGAGCATATGTAAGATTGCCATGCTTATAATTTGGTTGAAGAAATTTAAATATTTCGTTATATGTAGGAATGAGCACATCACTACTCTCAGTTAAGCATACATGAATTGTGTTGTCCCTTGCAAGTACCAAAACTAAATTACTTCACCCTTTCAGGGAAGTTCATCATACCAATGTTGTGCGATTCATTGGTGCATGCACAAAACCaccaaaattttgtataattacAGGTGAGCTTTATGGCAGCATCCGCTGGATCTGATATTGAGCCTTATTAAGAATTGCTTGTTATAGAGAAAAATAGATCTGGAAATGTTTTACACAATAGCTTATGATCTTGTAATGTTGGCCAAATATAACTTACAGATCCAAGAAATTATGCTTCCTACCCTCCgcttctaaatataagtctttttagatattccaatatggactacatacggagcaaaatgattgaatctatactctaaactacgtctatatacatccgtatgtagtccatattgaaatctctaaaaagggCTTATATTTAGGTACAGAGGGAATGAGGAAGATGATGTGTTTTTTTTGTCTTTGCTTAACTGGTGTGTTTGTTACTCAACAGTTATTTTCATGTCATACAGAATACATGTCTGGAGGAAGTCTGTATGATTATGTGCACAAGCAGTGTAATGTCGTTGATCTCCCAACTCTGCTGAAGTTTGCATGTGATGTATGCCGAGGGATGTGTTACTTGCATCAGAGGGGTATTATCCACAGAGACTTAAAGACAGCAAACCTTCTAATGGACAAAGATCATGTACGTAGCATATAACTTTTTAATTTGTCATGAATATAGAGAGAAAACAATAGCAGAACACAAAGACAAGCAGTGAATGTGGAGGATACTGTCGGTGCACATTGTGTTTATCTAGGTGCTCCTATCTGTCGTCAGAGCTTTGGGTCATGCATTATGTTGTATTTTTACCAAGACTATTCTAACTGATGATTGTTTGTGCTGTCCTTTTCTAGGTTGTTAAAGTAGCAGATTTTGGTGTAGCTCGGTTCCAGGATCAAGGTGGTATCATGACAGCTGAAACTGGAACATACAGATGGATGGCGCCTGAGGTATGATGGGTGGCCTAAACTCAAACCAACCTAAGTTATAAACTATGTTCAAAATGGGTCTGTGATTTCGTTTTTTCAAGTCCTGACTAGAATTGATAGTATAGACTGCTGATATCAAACACATCATGCCTCTGAAATCACTAATTTGGATTAGTTTAGGCCCCGCTTGGAATGTCTGAAAGTTTACAACTGTAAACGATTATCCCCGGATATTACTGTATGCCAGTAAAATACAAACGAATATATTACCCCTGTAATCCGCTGCTGCCGGCTCAGCCAGAGAACGAGGGCAGCCCTGCACGTCCAAGACCGATGCTGCACAATCCGAACTGGCACATCGGCTGGGGAAAAGCCCCGCGTAATGGTCGCGGACTCCAGTTCGGCTGCCTCTGGACGACGAAGTTGCCAAATCTGCTGCCGTCCGCCACACACCAGAGACGAGGCAAATTCGGCGGCCATGACCGACCATGGCGGCCGTCTGAGATGCGTCAAGGGATGGTCGCATGATGCGACTCGCTTCAACCATGACTGACCATGGCGGCCGTTTCACGCAGCTGGAGTAGCTCTCTGCCTGGCCAGGACCTCGGGCCGCCTGCTCGTCGTCGCCTGAACCCGCCGGCCGACAGGAATTCCTCCGTGCGGCGGCGCCCACACAGGCCGGCGGTCCTCGGCCCGCCCCCTGTTGCTCCGGCCTTCCGAGGTAAAGCAGCTgtcaatcgagaagagagagataCCGGGCAGAAATGACGGACCGAGGTGTGTTTCAGAAACCAGCGAAACACCATTGTAACTTGGAAATCGGGTGTAAAGTTTACAGCCCAGAAACGACGATCCAAGTACCTAACAGAAGACCACCCCGTTTTCTTATACGGAGGTATGTTTTCCAGGTGTAAATCGCTGGAAAATGATGATCCAAGCGGGGCCTTATTGTGTCAGTGATCTGAGTATTAATTCAATTGTCTACGGCCTATCATATTTGCATTGTTATCTCCACTCACAACTACTAAAGGGTTGAAAACAAGAAACTCTACTCTATACTAACGTGCTTTTCTGCTCCATGTGTAGGTTATAAATCATCAACCCTATGATAACAAAGCAGATGTATTTAGTTTCGCTATTGTGCTTTGGGAACTCCTGACGTCCAAGGTATGTATAATTTACACGACTGGTTAGAGTTCTTACCAAACGCAAACAGTTGATTAATCATTGCAGTTGTTAAGGTTGTTgatatttttttatttctttgGTTTCCAGATCCCATATGATACCATGACACCTCTGCAAGCAGCTGTAGGTGTGAGGCAGGTAGGTAATATTGTAGATTTTGTACGTAATATGCTCATTGTGTGAGATGTGCTCAGTATCCGAACACTTGACTGtcatactaggggctgcgcccagTGCTGCCAGAAAAGACACATCCCAAGCTATTAGACTTGCTGCAGAGATGTTGGGAAACCATCCCAGCAAATCGGCCTGCTTTCCCAGATATATTAACTGAACTGGAGGGTCTTCTGGCAGAAGTTCAGGTACGTGCAGAATCACTCTTCCTGTATTTAGAGAAAGATACCCCTTACCAGATATAAAATCAGGAATTAAAGAACCGTAACAGTAGATTGTTCTCTCCTTCTACAGGGAACTTCAGGTGAAACGAGCAAACAACTGAAGGATATCTCGGCCTCGACAGACTGACCCTCTGCACATACCTGACATACTAGGATCCGGAACACTGATGTTGAGGAATGTAGCGTATCATTTTTGGTTTTGGTTTACCTTTTGTTATGTACAATTTGAACAGTCATCTTGGGGCCTAATGTTTTTTTCAGGCTGTGTTTCACTGTTACTACAAAGAAAATCGAATTTTCTGTTAAGTATACTGGTCATAGCTTTGGTATGTAAACATGTGCCCTAGAATTTACTGCTTTGGCCATCTCTTGTTGTGAAGGATGTTTATATCTCGTGTATCATGTACACCAAGTTGTCTTTTCTGGTGAATACAGCCCATCATCGAATTTTCTGTTAAGTATACTGGTCATAGCTTTGGTATGTAAACATGTGCCCTAGAATTTACTGCTTTGGCCATCTCTTGTTGTGAAGGATGTTTATATCTCGTGTATCATGTACACCAAGTTGTCTTTTCTGGTGAATACAGCCCATCATCGAATTTTCTGTTAAGTATACTGGTCATAGCTTTGGTATGTAAACATGTGCCCTAGAATTTACTGCTTTGGCCATCTCTTGTTGTGAAGGATGTTTATATCTCGTGTATCATGTACACCAAGTTGTCTTTTCTGGTGAATACAGCCCATCTCTTGTTGTGAAGGATGTTTATATCTCGTGTATCATCTACACCAAATGCAGGGAATCATGGTTTTATCTAGTCAGTTGTGCAGTGTTATTGAGCTACATGGGATGTAAGCCAAAGAGGATCTAAAACATGGCAATCAGTTATCTGACTAAAAAAAAATGGTATATCTCAAGGGTCCTGAATCTgcaaaaattattgaagatggaTTGAAGTAAAGCAGAAATGCTTTCATCTGCCCAAGTATACAGGGACAGAACGAACATTACACAAGCAAAATAAAAGTTATTGTTCCCACTGCCAAAATAATTGTGTTTGCTTGTTTTGACAAGTTTTAGCAACAGATAGAAGGAAGCTCCTTGTTACAGGTTCAGCACAATCAGAAATCAGGACAGTGGATCGATTTATTGGGGTCTGTGGCAATCAGCGCCACCCCATCCATCATTTGAGCTTCTCAAAGAGCTTTGGTGCTACCTGCAAACACATGTTCAAAGTATTAACACTCCACGAACGGTAGTTTGGAACTAGTCGATGTACAGGTTGTACTTACACATTTGTCAACGCATGACCAGTAGTCGAAGAATTGCCCGGTGCAGTGCTTCTGCCCAGTTTCATCATTCTCGACTCTCTTCACACATCTCTGCAGAGTAAGCATGCAAGCTTGACACGTAAATCACGTGTTCCCTCAGACAGAATGGAACATAAATTGACAAGACTAGGTTGAGCATAAATGGAACATAAATAACAGTCCACCTGATCCATATTTGTTATCATGCAACTCAAGCAGAATCTATGTACAAGTCATCCATGCCATATGGTACAGCATGCTACCACCTCATCCAGTAAACTAACTAGTGTGCTAGAGGGCTAGGCACAAAGCTCAGATGGGCATCCAGTAAATTCCAACAAGATACTAAATGTAACAGTAATAATCACCAGTTTCTAGTAGAACAGGACTAACTGTGAAACTACAAGTGTGCACAATGGAAGTGTTTATAGCAAAACAAAACCTATATCTAGGTGCTTGCATTAGACGAGGTGATTCGCTCTTACATAGGTGCTTGCATTAGACGAGGTGATTCACTCTTACATGGGTGCTTGATGATGCGGCTATATTCTAAGCACTCGTCTAAATGAATTTTGCATCCTGAAGGCCATTAGGGCCATATATTCAAAAGCAATTTGTACTAAATATAGCCATGTGCAACATCTTTCTGAAAGTTAGTCCATGAGTGAATTTTGTTTGGCTCTAACATCCTAAATAGATCAGCTTACTAGAGGTCCTAGCTTGTTTAGCAAGCAATTTACAAGAAATGACTAGCTACCACTTATTTTCCTGATTCACTCTAATAGTTTGTCTTGTGGTTATGAGAAATATGGCACTGACCTCATAGTCATACAATGATTTTACACATTGCGGCTTGCAGCGTTCCTCAAGGTAATTCTTTGGGTCAATAGGTTCATTGTCCGCCCTGCCATGAAACAAAACATGTTTACAAAACCCAAACGCTGGAAGGTAAACTTTGCTGTTATCAAGCATTACAAGAATAATGGAAGCAATGATCTTTCTTGTACAGAGAATTATTTAAGAATGAATTATTGACTAAACACAGATAGAACAGTAACGACCAATCATTGCGAGATTATTGAAATTTGACGATAAGTAGGCAGCAACTTGTTTAAAAGTTCTCCAGAAGATTGTTTTCCCTTTTCCCTTCATACATTGGGAGTTAAATCAAGTATTAATAGCTGCAACATGTTCCCACCATGGTCAGACAGGTTGACTCCCTTGAGATTCAGAAGAGATGCATTATTTGCATCAAACCGACTTGGGTTTAATAAATGTTCCATTTGGCGTTAAGTTATTTGCATAAAGTTAATGCTTGCAGAAAAGTGTTGATTATAAATAAGTATATGAACAATCTACTGTACAAGCAAATCTTTGCTTGTTGTCATCGCAAGCAAGTACGTAACACAGATTTCAATTTGCAGTCAATATAATAAATGTACAAGGAAAATATATAGGAGGTATGAAACAAACATAATGTAAGTACATGTCAATCACACTCAAGGATAGATAATTTAGCGTTTCATCTCAACATAAACTAAAAACAAATGAAGAATATAGCTAATAAATAAGTAAAACACGATGCAAGTCAAGCACAGTTTGCTGCGATCATGACAGCGGCATCACCGATTGGTTGCGCGGATGTGGTCACAACAGGCAGTCAAAACCTTATTATAGCAGTTACAGTAGTGGTTTAATATATGTATGTCCACATTATATACATCGATAAAAAATAATTAGACATTCGAGATGTCAAATGCCAATGAAATGTAACCAGGGGTGGGGCATTTTATTGTGTGGATTAAAGCAAATTATTTGCATCACAATGCTCAAACAAAATATCCTACTTCCACCGTGATTAATGGTCAGGACAAACCTCACTCCGCCTACGGATTTGAAGCCATTGCATCAGAACCCAAGAACAAATACATGTGTTACTTTGGAAGCATACTCCTAGGATCCCAACTAATGAAATGTATAATGAAAACAACTATAGCAGAGAAACATTTAATTTGTGTTATTGCCTAGATAAACGCACCGATTCATCAAGTTTCCAATCGGCTGATGAGATCATCACTATTTCGTCCAAGGTGAAAAAAAATCGGCTGGCTCAAATTGCGGGATTTAAGTCGCACTGTGTTCCAAAAATACAAATGTGCGCTCTTGCCTTCAAATGTAATTGATTCGCCATGCTTCTGATGCCCCGTTAGATTTCAAATTCGTTTCGGACACAAAAATCATGTATAAATACGCGAATTGCGTTACCATACTTCAACGCTGATAGTGAGAAGGAAGATCTAAAACTGCCCCCAACATATGCACAAGATCAAGACACGATCGAAGTTCATAGACTGAACGAGCGGTAAAAAGAACTTTCGAGAAaaagagagcgagagagagagagaaaacaTACATGGCAGCTGCAAGATCTCTAGCGAAATTTCTTACGGCGTCCTGCGTCGAAGAATGTCAAAGACCGGATCCAAGTGATGGGAGACTAGGGTTTCGTTCGGGTGGATGCggagaagaggaggaatggaGGGGAAGAGAGACGCGAAGGGCCAGCTCGACCTATGGTTTTTTCGGAACCTATGGGCTTTGTTCCGCTTCCGGCCCAGACCTGGCCAGATGGGCCAGCGCGGCCCTGCACGGCATGGCTCACCGAGGACTAACAATCATGGACTAACTTTCAGAAAGATGTTTAGCACGGCCGCCTTAACACGGGCCAGGCTGGCGGCACGTTTAGCCCACATGGGTCGCGTTTATTTAGGCAATAATACCAAATTCAATGTTTTTTTGCTTATAGTTTTTTTTCATTATACATGTCATTAGTTGGGATCCTAGGAGAATGCTTCTAATGTTGTGCATgtactagatgataccccgcgcgTTGCCGCGGAATATTTTGTAAGAATCAATTGCTTCCACATATGTGCAAACTAACAATCAGAAGTAACACATTTTCTTACAATTTCAAGAAAATCTGACGGTTTTAGCTCTCGGCGATTAAATGGACCTGTTTTTTGGCCCCATTCAAAAAAAATTATTACCCCTTCCTATCTATTTTTTCCAAGTTGTCTGCACATTTTATTAACTAAATAAGTAAAACAAACCAGTTATATTACAAAAAAACATAGAAGTCTCTGACCAAGTGCCCATGCAACTGGAAGCATGCAATCCATCGATGCTCCTATCCGTAGGAGAAATAGAGTGAACTGAGTCAATAAACCATGATTATATGTAAAAATAAGTGAGTTCAGCCAGTTAATGTTTAAAGTTAAACGGAGGACAAAAGCATACCTTGCTGAACAATCGAACAGGGAGGGCAGGGCATGGTTGTTGTCTGTATTTACCAGAACAGGGTGCCAGTTGCTGCCCCGTTTGAGGTACCCCTGCGGAATTTGTTCTCTCTAACGGGTGCAGCAACAATAATACGGATGGTCCTAGATCTTGCAGTGAGACGGGTGGGATCTGACCAAATCTAAAAATAAGCTTGTCATCCAACACAGTTACGATGTTTAGTTTTCTAAATTAGCAAATATAGATTCATCAGAATGATATGCTCTCTGAATGATATGAGAGCAATGTACAATGCGAACAACAATAGTCATATGGAGCAACAAAGAATCATCAATTTTGCACCAACGAAGAACTACCCTTGTCAGGCAAGATGTCTAGCACCTATATAGTTGTGGCGGAACCTGACAAAATAAAATAAGCTCAGTCATGGAAAAAACCTGAGGAGGCTCTCTGACCGACCCTCTTACCATGGGGAGGACTCGGGCATTTCTACCGCACGCCTCCATCATGCTAGAAGCAAGTGAAGCAACCGTCTGTTTCCCGGCCGTGAGGGATGCTTCCGGGAACAGGCA
Protein-coding sequences here:
- the LOC125508326 gene encoding serine/threonine-protein kinase STY46-like, whose protein sequence is MAVAAEGGSVEEGVGESSSPPREASPAPAVSGGSGGGGGAPRDICTQVFERLVADGNEEAAGPDFRVQLEAHFARLPFSYQLDINVDKSADVLVHQKVLAEAKDPLRRPAFRVRFLRVEDMDSAYGSDASDEGADDGDDLSVRQDTPYTHIHEIVFSTIDKPKLLSQLSALLSDIGLNIREAHVFSTVDGYSLDVFVVDGWPIEDTDGLHKALEASVLRNEGSWSGSSHSSAAERTLPFQVKGGEWEIDKRLLKMGEMIASGSCGDLFHGTYFGEDVAVKVLKAEHLNNNVWNEFTQEVYILREVHHTNVVRFIGACTKPPKFCIITEYMSGGSLYDYVHKQCNVVDLPTLLKFACDVCRGMCYLHQRGIIHRDLKTANLLMDKDHVVKVADFGVARFQDQGGIMTAETGTYRWMAPEVINHQPYDNKADVFSFAIVLWELLTSKIPYDTMTPLQAAVGVRQGLRPVLPEKTHPKLLDLLQRCWETIPANRPAFPDILTELEGLLAEVQGTSGETSKQLKDISASTD
- the LOC125508328 gene encoding cytochrome b-c1 complex subunit 6-1, mitochondrial-like, which encodes MADNEPIDPKNYLEERCKPQCVKSLYDYERCVKRVENDETGQKHCTGQFFDYWSCVDKCVAPKLFEKLK